One window from the genome of Aphelocoma coerulescens isolate FSJ_1873_10779 chromosome 19, UR_Acoe_1.0, whole genome shotgun sequence encodes:
- the RSKR gene encoding ribosomal protein S6 kinase-related protein isoform X1: MGATSSGPDPAPAPVRPPQGRAVGSWVRALLSRAGSVPVSVPVPVPGLALAPRGPAEEPPLPGWPLPQLVSLFLPEFPVRPSARQQQLKILGFVAKGSFGTILKVLDCGREKVCAVKVVPKVEVLRRDTLKQCKEEVSIQRQVRHPFVHGLGDSWQGQRHLFIMCTYCSTGDLHALWRTAGCLAEATVRLFAAELVLVLVYLHDLGIMHRDVKMENILLDERVGRASPHNLWHPAVHGSLWRQRGTMWPCWNVSNRAAMRAHLSSALSWPGCSPSCCATTPCTACATSTTSRATPSSAGWPSMRTCCRRTRWWWRWPRDLLSSPHPTPPLLPTLTTTSPPPRTGPGLAEPPRLGPSASLRDIPLPQQRVRPSWAGSPKGLPGYPPISSPGISTLYLSPREQ, from the exons ATGGGAGCGACGAGCAGCGGCCCCGACCCGGCCCCGGCTCCGGTGCGGCCCCCCCAG GGCCGCGCCGTGGGGTCGTGGGTGCGGGCGCTGCTGAGCCGAGCAGGGTCGGTGCCGGTATCGGTACCGGTGCCGGTACCGGGGCTCGCcctggccccgcggggccccgCCGAggagccgccgctgcccggGTGGCCGCTGCCGCAGCTCGTCTCGTTGTTCCTGCCGGAGTTCCCCGTCCGCCCCTCCGCCCgccagcagcagctcaag ATCCTGGGTTTCGTGGCCAAAGGCTCCTTCGGGACCATCCTCAAAGTGCTGGACTGTGGGCGGGAGAAGGTCTGCGCCGTGAAG gtGGTGCCCAAGGTGGAGGTGCTGCGCCGTGACACCCTCAAACAGTGCAAAGAAGAAGTCAGCATCCAG AGACAGGTCAGGCACCCGTTCGTCCACGGGCTGGGGGACAGCTGGCAGGGCCAGCGCCACCTCTTCATCA TGTGCACCTACTGCAGCACCGGGGACCTGCACGCGCTGTGGCGCACGGCTGGCTGCTTGGCTGAGGCCACCGTCCGCCTCTTCGCCGCCGAactggtgctggtgctgg TGTACCTCCACGACCTGGGCATCATGCACAGAGATGTCAAG ATGGAGAACATCCTCCTGGATGAGAGAG TGGGGCGAGCGAGCCCACACAATCTGTGGCACCCTGCAGTACATGG TTCCCTGTGGCGCCAGCGGGGGACCATGTGGCCATGCTGGAACGTGTCAAACAGAGCAGCTATGAGAGCCCACCTGAGTTCAGCCCTGAGCTGGCCCGGCTGCTCGCCGAG ctgctgtgccacaaCCCCCTGTACCGCCTGCGCTACCTCCACCACTTCCAGGGCCACCCCTTCTTCCGCGGGGTGGCCTTCGATGCGGACCTGCTGCAGAAGGACCCGGTGGTGGTGGCGGTGGCCCCGCGACCTCCTGAGCAGCCCCCACCCGACCCCGCCACTTTTGCCGACTTTGACTACGACCTCGCCGCCCCCCCGGACcggccctggcctggctgagccaCCACGGCTGGGACCCTCGGCATCGCTCAGGGACATCCCCCTACCCCAGCAGCGGGTCAGACCCAGCTGGGCCGGGTCCCCCAAGGGGTTACCCGGGTACCCCCCAATCTCATCCCCGGGTATCTCAACTCTGTACCTCTCCCCGCGGGAGCAATAA
- the RSKR gene encoding ribosomal protein S6 kinase-related protein isoform X2 gives MGATSSGPDPAPAPVRPPQGRAVGSWVRALLSRAGSVPVSVPVPVPGLALAPRGPAEEPPLPGWPLPQLVSLFLPEFPVRPSARQQQLKILGFVAKGSFGTILKVLDCGREKVCAVKVVPKVEVLRRDTLKQCKEEVSIQRQVRHPFVHGLGDSWQGQRHLFIMCTYCSTGDLHALWRTAGCLAEATVRLFAAELVLVLVYLHDLGIMHRDVKMENILLDERGHLKLTDFGLSRYLQWGERAHTICGTLQYMAPEVLSGGPYSHAADWWSLGVLLFALASGEFPVAPAGDHVAMLERVKQSSYESPPEFSPELARLLAELLCHNPLYRLRYLHHFQGHPFFRGVAFDADLLQKDPVVVAVAPRPPEQPPPDPATFADFDYDLAAPPDRPWPG, from the exons ATGGGAGCGACGAGCAGCGGCCCCGACCCGGCCCCGGCTCCGGTGCGGCCCCCCCAG GGCCGCGCCGTGGGGTCGTGGGTGCGGGCGCTGCTGAGCCGAGCAGGGTCGGTGCCGGTATCGGTACCGGTGCCGGTACCGGGGCTCGCcctggccccgcggggccccgCCGAggagccgccgctgcccggGTGGCCGCTGCCGCAGCTCGTCTCGTTGTTCCTGCCGGAGTTCCCCGTCCGCCCCTCCGCCCgccagcagcagctcaag ATCCTGGGTTTCGTGGCCAAAGGCTCCTTCGGGACCATCCTCAAAGTGCTGGACTGTGGGCGGGAGAAGGTCTGCGCCGTGAAG gtGGTGCCCAAGGTGGAGGTGCTGCGCCGTGACACCCTCAAACAGTGCAAAGAAGAAGTCAGCATCCAG AGACAGGTCAGGCACCCGTTCGTCCACGGGCTGGGGGACAGCTGGCAGGGCCAGCGCCACCTCTTCATCA TGTGCACCTACTGCAGCACCGGGGACCTGCACGCGCTGTGGCGCACGGCTGGCTGCTTGGCTGAGGCCACCGTCCGCCTCTTCGCCGCCGAactggtgctggtgctgg TGTACCTCCACGACCTGGGCATCATGCACAGAGATGTCAAG ATGGAGAACATCCTCCTGGATGAGAGAG GACACCTCAAGCTCACCGACTTTGGCCTCTCCCGGTACCTGCAGTGGGGCGAGCGAGCCCACACAATCTGTGGCACCCTGCAGTACATGG ccccagaggTGCTGAGCGGGGGGCCCTACAGCCACGCGGCCGACTGGTGGTCCCTGGGAGTCCTGCTCTTCGCCCTGGCCAGTGGGGAG TTCCCTGTGGCGCCAGCGGGGGACCATGTGGCCATGCTGGAACGTGTCAAACAGAGCAGCTATGAGAGCCCACCTGAGTTCAGCCCTGAGCTGGCCCGGCTGCTCGCCGAG ctgctgtgccacaaCCCCCTGTACCGCCTGCGCTACCTCCACCACTTCCAGGGCCACCCCTTCTTCCGCGGGGTGGCCTTCGATGCGGACCTGCTGCAGAAGGACCCGGTGGTGGTGGCGGTGGCCCCGCGACCTCCTGAGCAGCCCCCACCCGACCCCGCCACTTTTGCCGACTTTGACTACGACCTCGCCGCCCCCCCGGACcggccctggcctggctga